DNA from Pomacea canaliculata isolate SZHN2017 linkage group LG9, ASM307304v1, whole genome shotgun sequence:
CCACGAGATGCAGCTGACCTGTGAAGGTACAACAACTGTCATCCCCACTCAAGGTAAGGGACAAATATATTTCTGGTGGATGTTGGAGGTTTGGGTACTGATACAGCGAACAGCAGTGGTGGCTGTAGTCGTAGTAGCAACGcagttttgctgttgttatttcaCTGTTATCTTCAGCATTCGCATCACCCATGACACtagctttcatttttgtttgctgccGTGTTTTCAccatttagtttctttctttcttttcattccttcatattcttccttatttctttcctattcttcttattattaattttagtaAACTTGGGTGACTTTCCATTTCTATCTCTTCGTTTTTCGCGCAGTCGCAGTACACAATATACAATCTGCGTACATAACGATTTGGCCGCaatttcctttttaatattCTATAATGGTCATGAACTGATCCATATCTATCTCTTATCTATCTATTACTTGCGAACAGAGTGTTTTCTTCTCCTCTAACCCATTGAAAGGCTCTCTAGCTATCTACTTCATCTTAGTGAGGATGCACCAAAgtaatctttttgttttcatattatAAATCAGACAGCTCACAGTTTTGCAAATGATGAATGCTTTTTGATGCCGACGATCACGGTATCATGGTGATCGCGAAACACGAAGCTAATTTGTTTCCCCCTTCGTAATTAGCTTTCTAATGATTGCTCGTAGAGCTTAGAAATGCTTGGATGTGTACACTAATCTCTGTTGTAAAAGCTAAAGGTGTTCCAgtgaaattaaatgaaaataacaattgGAGAGCTTTAATTGTCTAATTTTTATAGAGCGGTTCATACGTTTGGCTTATTTAACCGAGTTTGTTGCATTATTCCTCACAACTCGTTGTTAAattgattgtgtttgtgtgtagaccCATGGGTACCCAAGAGCTGCGACGATATTTCAGACGCCACAACACCAGTGGTGTGTACACTATTTATCTGCCGAGTGGTTCACCGTTACAAGTGTACTGCGAGCAGGACATCGATCGCTGGGGATGGGCAGTGAGTTTTatcttgttttacattttgtatgtTCCTGCAGAACTCACTGTCAAGATCAGATGGCTTGCTGAAACAGGTTTAATGGTATTTTCCGTTCTCAGTTTCTGTAACACTGGggagaataagaaaaatgtttataaatggaGATGTACCTGAAGTTGCAATATCCTGAAGCTGCGTCTGTTTGAACAAACACCTGCATGTCCATCAGTCACTGTGTCGCCCCCTAGCTTTACGTTCTCGGTATTACACACAAAAGATGTTTTACTTGGACTTCGGAGGGTCAAGGCGCTTGCAGGTTGACTAGAAATTCAAGCAGATTGTAACTGGTTCCAATCCTACTTCAGGTTATACAGCGACGACAGGACGGCAGCGTGgacttctacaggaactggacTGAGTACAAGTACGGCTTTGGTGACCTCAATGGCGAGTTCTGGCTAGGTCAGCATTATTTGTTACAATAATGTTATTCAAATAGATTATAATTTATTCGTAACATATTTATATAGTATCAATTATACATTCATTGCAGAAAATCAAAATGCTGGTTAACGCATGTACTGGATACAACATACAGGCGTAGACGAAGACATACACGCAGCCTTCTCTTTGTGAATAGTAATGGCGGTTAACAAGCGTTCATGAATTGTAATGGGGGTAACAAATGTTCATGAATTATAAAGGGGGTTAACAAGCGTTCATGAATCGTAATGGGGGTTAACAAACGTTCATGAATTGTAATGGGGGTTAACAAATGTTCATGAATCGTAATGGGGTTAACAAATGTTCTGCATAGCGAAGCCCCATCGATATTAGGTGCTATCTCTTGCAGGGCTTGAAAACATTTACTTGATGACATCCAGCGGTAACTACAGTCTGCGTATGGACCTGACTGACTGGGACAACACCACTGGCTTTGCCATCTACGACACCTTCAGCATCAGCAATGAAAGCAACAACTACACTCTGCACGTCGGTGGATATCACGGTACCGCAGGTCAGAGGTCGCCTTCCCACCAGGGGAGTGATGAATCATTATAAGACTTGTTTTCACAGTCTGATTTTAGTGTCAAAGTCGGAATGACATACAGGACCTTGGTAGCTACCTACCGGAAGTCGAGATGTAATTATTTGTAGTGTGGGAGTGACAGGTCAGCAGGCACTGATGCTTTTAATCAAGTTCCCGACATAAGTGGATGTCTACACCAGTAGATTGTGGGTAGGACATGCTATCACATATCGTATGCTATCGGTTTCATTCCGTAAGTGACTAGGATGGACATGAAACGCGAAGAAAGtaagtggaaaaaaatagtGAAGCAGATgtaagtaagaaaataaagtcatgAAGTCTGAAATACAGCGACACAGAGAAGGAGGAATAgtcttttacatttctttcgaattatttttattctatctCCTCCAATCATTCTGAGACACCATTTTGATCAAAGAACTTACTGTTTCACCACACCACTTCTAACTGTGTCCATGTGCTTCACCCCGCGATCACCACACATCATGTCTTCATCATATCAGCATCTTTCATTCATGCCGCATGTTTGTAGGTCTTGCACTTGATGTACTCCTACTTTGTCCACCATCAGCTTCTTCGTTTCAGCTCATCATGATTTCTCCTATTATTATcatgagtttattattttatgattattagtGTAAATAGTGAACATTTGTATCACCATCATTTCCTAAGTCATTTAAGTAATCCTCGCTGATCCTCTGTGGTAGTTGAAAACTATAAAAGTCTTGATTTGTGCTTCTTTCTCCAAACAGGTAATGGCCTTGACACCAAACTTCTCATCATTTGTCCACAATGGACAAGCCTTCTCGACGTTTGACCGGTAATGATAAAAGCACGACTGAAGCGTGTGCTGTGACGTACAGGGGGGGATGGTGGTTCAATAACTGCTTTTCTTCGTACCTAAATGGAGTCTATAGGATcgcgacaacagcaacaactcaAGCCACGAGGGATTTTCTGGTATGATTGGCACGAGGACTTTAGGTCCTACAAGAAGGCCGATATGAAGATCCGACCCAACTAAGATTGAAACAATTACAAAACACTAATTAAGCTGATAGTCTTGTCTTACTTGAGTTTTGTTATCCTTCGCGcgcgtttgtgtatgtgtgtgggtgaatgGACATTCTATTTCTACTTTCTAATATTTCCCGTCATTTGCCCGAGTGGGCTTCGAACCCTTGACCGTAGTGGAGAGAGCACACCCACGACTCCGAGACCGTCATGTCCACGTAAGGTTACACCAAAGATCCTCTTCGGTTACATTGACCCTCATGCTATGTCCAGGCTGATACGATGAAGAGTAGCAGAGGAGAACGCGCCAGCGGGGCTGGTCCTTCACCTGCCTGACAAGGTTGCTCAGTCAACGGCCGGTTCACTCCACATTAGTCATCCTgcttttcttatgcttttcacGGCTTCTGTAGCCTTCGTTGTAGCCTTGAAGCACCTTCAGCAA
Protein-coding regions in this window:
- the LOC112571932 gene encoding ficolin-2-like, translated to MGTQELRRYFRRHNTSGVYTIYLPSGSPLQVYCEQDIDRWGWAVIQRRQDGSVDFYRNWTEYKYGFGDLNGEFWLGLENIYLMTSSGNYSLRMDLTDWDNTTGFAIYDTFSISNESNNYTLHVGGYHGTAGNGLDTKLLIICPQWTSLLDV